Proteins co-encoded in one Natrarchaeobius halalkaliphilus genomic window:
- the argH gene encoding argininosuccinate lyase: protein MTEESAHDGVSRPETGSTIATDGGERSTDGSDEGVVRRDRFSGGPARSFLSSLEADERIFAADLEVDRAHVVMLAEQGIIDDDVAGDILTALDAIEVDSHGSLPDGEDVHEAIETAVIERIGADGGKMHTARSRNDEVAACIRYRLREDVLAAIETTVALRESLLDVAADHAETVMPGYTHLQPAQPTTVAHWALSYEGAVRRDTARLLEAYDRIDESPLGAAAFAGTTFDIDRERTAELLGFDGIVENSMDAASSRDFLLETTQALSTHATTLSGLAEDVVIFANRGFVSLADDYSSTSSIMPQKKNPDTLELVRAVAGDAAGNVQGLTTTLKGLPRAYNRDLQRATTHAWKTVDAVTEASEVAAGAVATVDWNEESLAAEADAGFSTATGVADLLAANGLPFRTAHEVVALAAERGSDIDAVEAAAQDVLEEPLKSFVDPADVEAALDPTESVGSRDSRGGPAPGAVTANLETARQVRENDEHRLTDEAAALETAHEALRSEVNGYV, encoded by the coding sequence ATGACCGAGGAGAGCGCTCACGACGGCGTCAGCCGCCCGGAAACCGGATCGACGATCGCGACCGACGGCGGTGAGCGATCGACCGACGGATCCGACGAAGGCGTCGTCCGCCGAGATCGCTTCAGCGGCGGTCCGGCCCGGAGCTTCCTCTCCTCGCTCGAGGCCGACGAACGGATCTTCGCGGCCGACCTGGAGGTCGACCGCGCACACGTCGTCATGCTGGCCGAACAGGGAATCATCGACGACGACGTCGCCGGTGATATCCTGACCGCCCTCGACGCGATCGAAGTCGACAGTCACGGCTCGCTACCCGACGGCGAGGACGTCCACGAAGCCATCGAAACGGCCGTTATCGAACGTATCGGAGCCGACGGTGGCAAAATGCACACCGCCCGGTCGCGCAACGACGAGGTCGCGGCCTGCATTCGTTATCGCCTCCGCGAGGACGTCCTCGCGGCCATCGAGACGACGGTCGCGCTTCGCGAGTCGCTTCTCGACGTCGCGGCCGACCACGCGGAGACGGTCATGCCGGGCTATACGCATCTTCAGCCGGCTCAGCCGACGACGGTCGCCCACTGGGCGCTGTCCTACGAGGGGGCGGTTCGTCGCGATACGGCGAGATTGCTCGAGGCCTACGATCGAATCGACGAGTCGCCCCTCGGCGCGGCCGCGTTCGCGGGAACGACCTTCGACATCGACCGCGAGCGGACGGCAGAGCTGCTCGGCTTCGACGGTATCGTCGAGAACTCGATGGACGCCGCCTCGAGTCGCGACTTTCTGCTCGAGACGACGCAGGCGCTGTCGACGCACGCGACGACGCTGTCCGGACTCGCAGAGGACGTCGTTATCTTCGCGAACCGCGGCTTCGTTTCGCTTGCGGACGACTACTCCTCGACGTCGTCGATCATGCCCCAGAAGAAAAACCCCGACACGCTCGAACTCGTTCGCGCGGTCGCGGGCGACGCGGCCGGCAACGTTCAGGGACTGACGACGACGCTCAAGGGTCTTCCGCGCGCGTACAACCGCGATCTCCAGCGTGCGACGACTCACGCCTGGAAAACCGTCGACGCGGTTACCGAGGCGAGCGAGGTCGCCGCGGGTGCGGTGGCAACGGTCGACTGGAACGAGGAGAGCCTCGCCGCCGAGGCCGACGCGGGCTTTTCGACCGCGACCGGCGTTGCCGACCTGCTCGCCGCGAACGGATTGCCGTTCCGGACGGCACACGAGGTCGTTGCGCTCGCGGCCGAACGAGGCAGCGACATCGACGCGGTCGAGGCGGCGGCCCAGGACGTCCTCGAGGAACCTCTCAAATCGTTCGTGGATCCGGCCGACGTCGAAGCGGCGCTCGATCCGACCGAGAGCGTCGGCAGTCGCGACTCGCGGGGCGGACCCGCTCCCGGAGCGGTGACGGCGAATCTCGAAACCGCACGCCAAGTACGCGAGAACGATGAGCACCGACTGACCGACGAGGCGGCCGCGCTCGAGACGGCCCACGAAGCGCTTCGGTCGGAGGTGAACGGCTATGTCTGA
- the lysW gene encoding lysine biosynthesis protein LysW, which yields MTECVECGAEVSLHDDLEIGEIVDCTTCGAELEVVDTEPPVLERAPELEEDWGE from the coding sequence ATGACCGAATGCGTCGAGTGTGGGGCCGAGGTGTCCCTGCACGACGATCTAGAGATTGGAGAGATCGTTGACTGTACCACCTGTGGAGCAGAGCTGGAAGTCGTCGATACCGAGCCGCCAGTCCTCGAACGAGCCCCGGAGCTCGAAGAGGACTGGGGTGAGTGA
- the lysX gene encoding lysine biosynthesis protein LysX produces MNVGILYSRIRKDEKLLLNELRERDHEIEKIDVRKQAFDIGAVPEELADLDIVVDRCLATSRSLYATQFLEAYGIPVVNSHETAEICADKVKNSLALEEAGVPTPATKVAFTKETAMDAIESFGYPCVLKPVVGSWGRLMAKIDSPDAAEAILEHKATLGHYEHKVFYVQEFVEKPGRDIRVLAADGEPIAGMVRSSDHWITNAAKGAETDVFEPDGEARELVAQASDAVGGGLLGIDLMETADIPESEPESGQRYTVHEVNHTVEFKALDGAVDTDVAGTVVDWLEEKAAATNDDLEVTA; encoded by the coding sequence GTGAACGTCGGAATACTCTACTCCCGGATCCGCAAGGACGAGAAGCTGCTGCTCAACGAGCTCCGCGAGCGCGACCACGAGATCGAGAAGATCGACGTCCGGAAACAGGCGTTCGACATCGGCGCGGTTCCCGAGGAGCTTGCGGACCTCGACATCGTCGTCGACCGCTGTCTCGCGACGAGCCGAAGCCTGTACGCCACACAGTTCCTCGAGGCGTACGGGATTCCCGTGGTCAACAGCCACGAGACCGCCGAGATCTGTGCGGACAAAGTCAAAAACAGCCTCGCGCTCGAGGAGGCGGGCGTTCCCACGCCCGCGACGAAAGTCGCGTTCACGAAAGAGACGGCGATGGACGCCATCGAGAGCTTCGGCTACCCCTGCGTGCTCAAACCCGTCGTCGGCTCCTGGGGTCGCCTGATGGCCAAGATCGACTCGCCGGACGCCGCCGAGGCGATCTTAGAGCACAAGGCGACGCTCGGCCACTACGAGCACAAGGTGTTCTACGTCCAGGAGTTCGTCGAGAAACCGGGCCGCGACATCCGCGTGCTCGCGGCCGACGGCGAGCCGATCGCCGGAATGGTTCGCTCTTCGGACCACTGGATCACCAACGCCGCAAAGGGTGCCGAAACGGACGTTTTCGAACCCGACGGCGAGGCGAGAGAACTCGTCGCACAGGCGAGCGACGCCGTCGGCGGAGGCTTGCTCGGGATCGACCTGATGGAAACAGCAGACATCCCCGAATCAGAGCCGGAGTCTGGCCAGCGGTACACCGTCCACGAGGTCAACCACACCGTCGAGTTCAAAGCCCTCGATGGAGCCGTCGACACCGACGTCGCCGGCACCGTCGTCGACTGGCTCGAGGAGAAAGCCGCCGCGACGAACGACGACCTCGAGGTGACCGCCTGA
- the argC gene encoding N-acetyl-gamma-glutamyl-phosphate reductase: MAADAESHADGRADAVTASIVGGSGFTGGELLRLLAGHPHVEVAEVTSRSKAGKSVGSVHPPLRGSDLRFTEPDDMENVDVLFAATPHGVSMGRIDDFFEIADTVVDLSADFRLGTEAQYDEWYDGHDAPEYMEKAEYALPEINRENLEGAELIAGGGCNATATILGLYPLFEHGILEGGEQVVVDVKVGSSEGGAGGGEASSHPERSGVVRPYAPTGHRHEAEIEQFLGTSVAFTCHAVDMIRGASATSHVFPSGPVSKGDLWKAYRGCYEDEPFVRMAAGSSGVYRYPEPKAVAGTNLAEVGFELDPSNERIVVFSAIDNMMKGSAGQAVHAANIALGFEETAGLDFAGLHPVGAP, encoded by the coding sequence ATGGCGGCCGACGCCGAATCCCACGCGGACGGACGCGCGGACGCAGTTACCGCGAGTATCGTCGGCGGCTCCGGTTTCACCGGCGGCGAGTTGCTTCGGCTGCTCGCCGGTCACCCGCACGTCGAGGTCGCGGAGGTGACGAGTCGATCGAAAGCCGGCAAGAGCGTCGGATCGGTCCATCCGCCGCTTCGCGGCTCGGACCTTCGCTTTACCGAACCCGACGACATGGAGAACGTCGACGTGCTGTTCGCCGCCACGCCACACGGCGTCTCGATGGGGCGGATCGACGACTTCTTCGAGATTGCGGACACCGTCGTCGACCTCTCGGCCGACTTTCGCCTCGGCACGGAAGCGCAGTACGACGAGTGGTACGACGGCCACGACGCACCCGAGTACATGGAGAAGGCCGAGTACGCGCTCCCCGAGATCAACCGCGAGAACCTCGAGGGAGCCGAACTCATCGCGGGCGGCGGCTGTAACGCCACCGCGACGATCCTCGGACTCTACCCGCTGTTTGAACACGGAATTCTCGAGGGAGGAGAACAGGTCGTCGTCGACGTCAAGGTCGGCTCCTCGGAAGGCGGAGCCGGCGGCGGCGAGGCCTCGAGTCACCCCGAGCGCTCGGGCGTCGTCCGACCCTACGCGCCGACGGGCCACCGCCACGAGGCCGAGATCGAGCAGTTCCTCGGCACCTCGGTGGCCTTCACCTGCCACGCCGTGGACATGATCCGCGGCGCGAGCGCGACGAGTCACGTCTTCCCCTCGGGACCGGTCTCGAAGGGAGACCTCTGGAAAGCCTACAGGGGATGTTACGAGGACGAACCGTTCGTCCGCATGGCCGCCGGAAGCTCCGGCGTCTACCGCTATCCCGAGCCGAAAGCCGTCGCCGGGACGAACCTCGCGGAGGTCGGCTTCGAACTCGACCCGTCGAACGAGCGCATCGTCGTCTTTTCAGCCATCGATAACATGATGAAAGGGTCGGCCGGACAGGCCGTCCACGCCGCCAATATCGCGCTCGGCTTCGAGGAGACCGCCGGACTCGATTTTGCGGGGCTACACCCCGTGGGGGCACCATGA
- a CDS encoding acetylglutamate/acetylaminoadipate kinase gives MTVVVKIGGARAVDPEGALVDVASLVDEGEDVVLTHGGSTAVDETLEELGQEPTYVETPGGIVGRFTDEETMDVFKMVMPGKLNTDLVESLQNEGVDAVGLSGTDGKLLRGKRKSAVRIKEDGKKKIKRGDHSGTIESVNASLLETLLAGNYTPVVSVPVLGTEKDGGYTAVNADADRAAAAIAGALEADLVVLTDVSGIYADPDDESTKFDSASTPEEFDAVKDAAEGFMTKKVMAASEALEGGAASVTVATANADEPITSALAGEGTTLEPGVLANGDASETPQEATK, from the coding sequence GTGACCGTAGTCGTGAAAATCGGCGGCGCGCGCGCCGTCGATCCCGAGGGAGCGCTCGTCGACGTGGCCTCGCTGGTTGACGAGGGCGAAGACGTCGTCCTCACCCACGGCGGTTCGACCGCCGTCGACGAAACGCTCGAGGAACTCGGCCAGGAACCGACCTACGTCGAGACGCCCGGCGGCATCGTCGGCCGCTTTACCGACGAGGAGACGATGGACGTCTTCAAGATGGTGATGCCGGGTAAGCTCAACACTGATCTGGTCGAGAGCCTGCAGAACGAAGGGGTCGACGCCGTCGGCCTCTCGGGGACCGACGGCAAGCTCCTCCGTGGCAAGCGCAAGTCCGCCGTTCGAATCAAAGAGGACGGCAAGAAGAAGATCAAACGCGGCGACCACTCGGGTACGATCGAGTCCGTCAACGCGAGCCTGCTCGAGACCCTTCTGGCGGGGAACTACACGCCCGTCGTCTCGGTCCCGGTTCTTGGAACCGAAAAAGACGGAGGCTACACGGCGGTCAACGCCGACGCCGACCGTGCAGCCGCCGCTATTGCGGGAGCACTCGAGGCCGACCTCGTCGTGCTGACGGACGTCTCCGGCATCTACGCCGATCCCGACGACGAGTCCACGAAGTTCGACTCCGCCTCGACGCCCGAGGAGTTCGACGCGGTCAAAGACGCCGCGGAAGGTTTCATGACCAAGAAGGTCATGGCAGCATCGGAGGCGCTCGAGGGCGGCGCGGCGTCAGTCACCGTCGCCACCGCGAACGCCGACGAGCCGATCACGAGCGCGCTCGCCGGCGAAGGCACGACGCTCGAGCCCGGCGTGCTTGCGAATGGGGATGCGAGCGAAACTCCACAGGAGGCCACGAAATGA
- a CDS encoding aspartate aminotransferase family protein, producing MSDHDFVSGGKPIAIDRGEGPFLYSTDGTEYVDAGASFACTPLGHSHPAVVDAVKAQVSKVTFVDSSYPVQSREDAYAALVAATPDGLDQAWFCNSGTEANEAALKFARSATGESKIVAATRSFHGRTMGSLAATWKDEYKKPFEPLAGDVEFVPYGESEALADVVDDETAAVILEPIQGEGGINVPPAGYLETARELTDETGSALVFDEVQTGMGRTGSMWACENAGVTPDVLSTAKGLGNGLPVGAVAVRDWIADGAASHNATFSGGPVVSAAVHATVSTLVEEGWPDHADEIGDYLVDELEATLGDEVREIRGDGLLIGIELKRGANRVARDLAMDHRILALPAGRTVLRLLPPLVIGEDEADRVVDALTEIVVPDAETES from the coding sequence ATGAGCGACCACGACTTCGTCTCCGGGGGGAAGCCGATCGCCATCGATCGCGGTGAGGGACCGTTCCTCTACAGCACAGACGGCACGGAGTACGTAGACGCCGGTGCGAGTTTCGCGTGTACGCCGCTGGGACACTCTCATCCCGCGGTCGTCGATGCCGTCAAAGCGCAGGTGAGTAAGGTGACGTTCGTCGATTCTTCCTACCCCGTGCAGTCGCGCGAGGACGCTTACGCCGCGCTCGTGGCGGCGACGCCCGACGGACTCGATCAGGCCTGGTTCTGTAATTCCGGCACCGAGGCCAACGAGGCCGCACTGAAGTTCGCTCGCTCGGCCACCGGGGAGTCGAAAATCGTCGCCGCGACCCGCTCGTTCCACGGACGGACGATGGGATCGCTCGCGGCGACCTGGAAGGACGAGTACAAGAAACCGTTCGAGCCACTCGCCGGTGACGTCGAGTTCGTCCCGTACGGAGAGAGCGAAGCGCTCGCTGACGTAGTCGACGACGAGACCGCGGCCGTGATCCTGGAGCCGATCCAGGGCGAAGGCGGCATCAACGTTCCGCCCGCTGGTTACCTCGAGACCGCCCGCGAACTCACCGACGAGACCGGTTCGGCGCTCGTCTTCGACGAAGTCCAGACCGGTATGGGTCGGACCGGATCGATGTGGGCCTGTGAGAACGCAGGCGTCACGCCCGACGTGCTCTCGACGGCGAAGGGACTGGGCAACGGTCTACCCGTCGGCGCGGTCGCGGTTCGCGACTGGATCGCAGACGGCGCGGCCTCGCACAACGCCACCTTCAGCGGCGGCCCCGTCGTCTCCGCGGCGGTCCACGCGACCGTCTCGACGCTCGTCGAAGAGGGGTGGCCCGACCACGCTGACGAAATCGGTGACTATCTCGTCGACGAACTCGAGGCGACACTGGGCGACGAAGTGCGCGAGATTCGCGGTGATGGGCTACTCATCGGCATCGAACTGAAACGCGGGGCGAACCGCGTCGCCCGCGACCTGGCGATGGATCATCGGATACTGGCGCTTCCCGCCGGCCGGACCGTCCTCCGATTGCTGCCGCCGCTCGTGATCGGTGAAGACGAAGCGGATCGAGTCGTCGACGCACTGACCGAGATCGTCGTACCCGACGCAGAGACCGAGTCATGA
- a CDS encoding [LysW]-lysine hydrolase: protein MNASTTESADVSIEDARQLLIDLVSIPSPSGEEAKAAEHLVEFFESYGREAWIDEVGNVRAPADDAVLLTSHVDTVPGEIPVGVTPADETDLETEIADEVGEDVLRGRGSVDATGPLAAMAAAAVRTGVSFVGVVREETSSRGARHLVEDRTEPDAVVNGEPSGSNGITLGYRGFLAGTYVATSESGHTSRPEPNAIQHAMNWWTSVEAAFEQDQYQPVFERVTTKPVDIDGGISDDGLSVETTLEVQLRVPPTLDVETVRETAEASLEIGTVSWAEPIPPVMESPRTDVARAFRASIRTAGEEPRLLRKTGTSDMNIYASAWDCPMVTYGPGNSDLDHAPDERISLTEFDRSVDILDGVATTLRGGNDD, encoded by the coding sequence ATGAACGCGAGCACGACCGAGTCGGCCGACGTGTCGATCGAAGACGCCCGCCAGTTGCTGATCGATCTGGTCTCGATCCCCTCACCCTCGGGCGAGGAAGCGAAGGCAGCCGAGCATCTCGTCGAGTTTTTCGAGTCCTACGGCCGCGAGGCCTGGATCGACGAGGTCGGCAACGTTCGTGCCCCCGCAGACGACGCGGTGTTACTGACGTCTCACGTGGACACCGTTCCGGGCGAGATCCCGGTCGGCGTCACGCCAGCGGACGAGACAGACCTCGAGACCGAGATCGCCGACGAGGTGGGGGAAGACGTCCTCCGGGGCCGCGGCAGCGTCGACGCGACGGGACCGCTCGCCGCAATGGCCGCCGCGGCCGTCAGAACCGGCGTCTCGTTCGTCGGCGTCGTCCGCGAGGAGACGAGTTCTCGCGGCGCGCGTCACCTCGTCGAGGATCGCACGGAACCCGATGCCGTCGTCAACGGCGAGCCAAGCGGTTCGAACGGAATCACGCTCGGCTACCGCGGCTTTCTCGCCGGAACGTACGTCGCGACGAGCGAGTCCGGTCACACCTCGCGACCGGAGCCGAACGCGATCCAGCACGCGATGAACTGGTGGACGAGCGTAGAGGCGGCGTTCGAGCAGGACCAGTACCAGCCGGTGTTCGAACGCGTCACCACGAAACCCGTCGACATCGACGGCGGGATCAGCGACGACGGTCTCTCAGTCGAGACGACGCTCGAAGTCCAGCTTCGCGTCCCCCCGACGCTCGACGTCGAGACGGTTCGCGAGACGGCCGAAGCGAGCCTCGAGATCGGAACCGTCTCCTGGGCCGAGCCGATTCCGCCGGTGATGGAAAGTCCCAGAACGGACGTCGCCCGAGCGTTTCGCGCGTCGATTCGCACGGCGGGCGAGGAGCCACGACTCTTGCGCAAGACCGGCACCAGCGACATGAACATCTACGCGAGCGCCTGGGACTGTCCGATGGTGACCTACGGACCGGGAAACTCCGATCTGGATCACGCGCCCGACGAGCGTATCTCGCTCACCGAATTCGATCGATCCGTCGATATCCTCGACGGAGTTGCGACCACGCTACGCGGAGGTAACGATGACTGA
- the argF gene encoding ornithine carbamoyltransferase, which produces MTDTDTDTETTDSSAVDTGDAELRHFLEVDDLSREELLAVLDRAAAYKGAQARGDDHEDLEGQTLGMIFQKPSTRTRVSFETGMTHLGGHAIFLGADDIQLGRGEPLKDTSRTLSRYVDAVMGRVFKHDNIEVLAQYASVPIVNGLTDDAHPCQTLADLQTIREHEDGFDDVSAAWIGDGNNVAQSFAIGAALTGIDLTIATPEGYGIDDAVLERARSLGGEPTVTTDPIDAVADADVVYTDVWISMGQEDERDVRMDDFEGFQVNDGLLAHAPDASVMHCLPAHRGEEITDDVVEGDRSIVFDQAENRLHAQKALLSWLLE; this is translated from the coding sequence ATGACTGATACCGACACCGACACCGAAACGACTGACTCGAGCGCCGTCGACACGGGCGACGCCGAACTACGCCACTTCCTCGAGGTCGACGATCTCTCGCGAGAAGAATTACTGGCGGTTCTCGACCGCGCGGCGGCGTACAAAGGCGCACAGGCTCGCGGCGACGACCACGAGGACCTCGAGGGTCAAACGCTAGGAATGATCTTCCAGAAGCCGAGTACGCGAACCCGCGTCTCCTTCGAGACGGGGATGACCCATCTCGGCGGTCACGCGATCTTCCTCGGAGCCGACGATATCCAGCTCGGTCGCGGCGAGCCGCTAAAGGACACCTCGAGAACGCTCTCGAGGTACGTCGACGCGGTGATGGGGCGAGTGTTCAAACACGACAACATCGAGGTGCTCGCGCAGTACGCCTCGGTTCCGATCGTCAACGGACTGACCGACGACGCCCATCCCTGCCAGACGCTCGCGGACTTACAGACGATCCGCGAGCACGAGGACGGATTCGACGACGTCTCTGCGGCCTGGATCGGCGACGGCAACAACGTCGCCCAGTCGTTCGCCATCGGCGCGGCGCTGACCGGTATCGATCTGACGATCGCGACGCCCGAGGGATACGGCATCGACGACGCCGTTCTCGAGCGCGCCCGGAGCCTCGGCGGCGAGCCAACGGTGACGACCGATCCAATCGACGCCGTGGCTGACGCCGACGTCGTCTACACCGACGTCTGGATCAGCATGGGTCAGGAAGACGAACGCGACGTTCGCATGGACGACTTCGAGGGCTTCCAGGTCAACGACGGCCTGCTCGCCCACGCCCCCGACGCGTCGGTGATGCACTGTCTGCCCGCCCACCGCGGCGAGGAGATCACCGACGACGTCGTCGAGGGCGACCGCTCGATCGTCTTCGACCAGGCCGAGAATCGTCTGCACGCACAGAAGGCGTTGTTGAGCTGGCTGCTCGAGTGA
- the thrC gene encoding threonine synthase: MSLNLSADQPAVPDDADDGVWLECIECGETFAPFADVRYTCDECDGLLEVRYADLPTFGDFEGQGVWRYTAALPLEEGVTTQEGATPLYEVPRLEDEIGVEALRIKHEGMNPTGSFKDRGMTVGVAVAKELGVDRLACASTGNTSAALAAYGSRGGMETLVLLPAGKVAAGKVAQASLHGARILEVDGNFDACLDIVQELAAKGEAYLLNSLNPFRLEGQKTIGLEILEGFLSDYDAVPDRIVLPVGNAGNTSALYKAFRELVQAGALDESEVPKLVGVQAEGAAPMVEAIENDADEVRRWDDVETRATAIRIGNPVNAPKALPGIRETGGTAISVTDEEITDAQRDLAGEGIGVEPASAASVAGLRKLRAEGVVSDDERVACLTTGHLLKDPDAAAAAGSDPEPVPAETNGVLATLASENSSDQ; the protein is encoded by the coding sequence ATGAGTCTTAATCTCTCCGCCGATCAACCGGCCGTGCCCGACGACGCCGACGACGGCGTTTGGCTCGAGTGCATCGAGTGTGGCGAAACGTTCGCGCCGTTCGCGGACGTCCGCTACACCTGCGACGAGTGCGATGGCCTGCTCGAGGTCCGCTACGCCGACCTCCCGACGTTCGGGGACTTCGAGGGCCAGGGAGTCTGGCGCTACACCGCCGCCTTGCCCCTCGAAGAGGGCGTCACGACCCAGGAAGGGGCGACGCCACTGTACGAGGTGCCACGGCTCGAAGACGAAATCGGCGTCGAGGCGCTTCGAATCAAACACGAGGGAATGAACCCGACGGGCTCGTTCAAAGACCGCGGAATGACCGTCGGCGTCGCCGTCGCGAAGGAACTCGGCGTCGACCGGCTGGCGTGTGCCTCGACCGGAAACACGAGCGCGGCGCTTGCGGCCTACGGCTCCCGCGGCGGGATGGAGACCCTCGTGCTCCTGCCGGCGGGCAAGGTCGCCGCGGGCAAGGTCGCCCAGGCCAGCCTCCACGGCGCGCGTATTCTCGAGGTCGACGGTAACTTCGACGCCTGCCTCGATATCGTTCAGGAACTCGCCGCGAAGGGCGAGGCCTACCTGCTCAACTCGCTGAACCCCTTCCGCCTCGAGGGCCAGAAGACGATCGGCCTCGAGATCCTCGAGGGCTTTCTGTCGGATTACGACGCGGTTCCGGATCGGATCGTCCTGCCGGTCGGCAACGCCGGGAACACGTCGGCGCTGTACAAGGCGTTTCGCGAACTCGTCCAGGCCGGCGCGCTCGACGAGAGCGAGGTGCCGAAGCTGGTCGGCGTCCAGGCCGAGGGCGCGGCACCGATGGTCGAAGCGATCGAGAACGACGCAGACGAGGTGCGCCGCTGGGACGACGTCGAGACGCGCGCGACGGCGATCCGGATCGGCAACCCGGTCAACGCGCCGAAGGCGCTGCCCGGAATCCGCGAGACCGGCGGCACCGCGATATCGGTCACCGACGAGGAGATCACCGACGCTCAACGCGACCTCGCGGGCGAGGGGATCGGCGTCGAGCCGGCGTCGGCGGCGTCCGTCGCCGGCCTGCGGAAACTCCGGGCCGAAGGCGTCGTCTCTGACGACGAGCGCGTCGCCTGCCTGACGACCGGCCACCTGCTCAAGGATCCGGACGCGGCCGCGGCCGCGGGCAGCGATCCCGAACCGGTGCCGGCCGAGACGAACGGCGTTCTCGCGACCCTTGCGAGCGAGAACTCGTCGGATCAATAG
- a CDS encoding type 1 glutamine amidotransferase produces MSQLRIAVLDATHQDEHTRRNFRRELDGSLSEFDVTDGSLPDHFEFDGAVVTGSRSSVYWDEEWIESTKAWISAAIDRGMPCFGICWGHQLLADVLGGTVEDMGSYEVGYSDIERTDRDSTSRLLEGVSERFLAFTSHSDAVTELPPGATSLATNDYSNHGFRKGRVFGVQFHPEYDPVTARDLVHSKNLSDERLASVLDEITEENYRAAAQAKLVFENFLAFVRETTAGDVSVEANGDRPSATGRSD; encoded by the coding sequence ATGAGTCAGCTTCGTATCGCCGTCCTGGACGCGACCCACCAGGACGAACACACGAGACGGAATTTCCGGCGCGAACTCGACGGTTCGCTGTCGGAGTTCGACGTGACCGACGGCTCGCTTCCCGATCACTTCGAGTTCGACGGCGCTGTCGTCACCGGCTCGCGCTCGTCCGTCTACTGGGACGAGGAGTGGATCGAGTCGACGAAGGCCTGGATCTCTGCGGCGATCGATCGCGGAATGCCGTGTTTCGGTATCTGTTGGGGCCACCAGCTGCTCGCGGACGTCCTCGGCGGGACAGTCGAGGACATGGGTTCGTACGAGGTCGGATACAGCGACATCGAGCGAACGGATCGTGATTCGACTTCACGACTCCTCGAGGGAGTCTCCGAACGGTTTCTGGCGTTTACCAGCCACTCGGATGCGGTCACCGAGTTGCCACCCGGCGCGACGTCACTCGCGACCAACGACTACTCGAACCACGGCTTCCGAAAGGGTCGGGTCTTCGGCGTTCAGTTCCACCCAGAGTACGATCCGGTGACTGCTCGAGACCTCGTCCACAGCAAGAACCTCTCCGACGAACGCCTCGCGTCCGTTCTCGACGAGATCACCGAGGAGAACTATCGGGCGGCTGCCCAGGCAAAACTCGTCTTCGAAAACTTCCTCGCGTTCGTTCGCGAGACCACTGCGGGTGACGTATCGGTCGAGGCCAACGGCGACCGACCGTCCGCCACTGGCCGGTCGGATTGA